A single region of the Glycine max cultivar Williams 82 chromosome 20, Glycine_max_v4.0, whole genome shotgun sequence genome encodes:
- the LOC100779743 gene encoding heavy metal-associated isoprenylated plant protein 34 isoform X1 — translation MSKQDMMKSQNCLLKVNIHCDGCEQKVKKILQKIDGVYSVNIDAERGKVMVSGHVDPAKLIKKLKRSGKHAELWGGQRGMMYNQNYPTYPQFKNLHIDNTKGGSKDNKSQNHKGGAQKGGGQLAHFQSANGGSKVPPKNQKSVDFNLSEDELDESDFDEFDDDYDEFEDDFDEEDEEEEYGHGHGHGHGHGHGQQGHPMQHNKMMAMMAQMGNGRGPHGPGGMMNGPSMNGHKGNGGVKKGEVIDLPIQMKGKGGNFSFSEGKNEIKGNGDGGQKNKGGKQKGGDNNHNNGNKKKNSKGKNGGGFLVRFLGLGKKNKKGGGGGGSADTTTSKNKNNNKGKKDGGKFDKIDFDFQDFDIPPTKGKNGKGGSNGKNNNDKGHGSNNGNVGHHMGQMGPMGQRGPMNQMGPMDHMRNMNINMPAVQGLPAATAAAMNGGYYQGMQMQMQQPNPYNMQQQQQQQLMAMMMKQQQQQQMQANMNVYPPHMMYGRPHPHQDPSMNYFPPPPMPSHPMADPITHVFSDENTESCSIM, via the exons ATGAGTAAACAAGACATGATGAAAAGTCAG aATTGCCTTCTCAAGGTCAATATCCACTGCGATGGCTGTGAAcagaaagtaaagaaaatcCTGCAGAAAATTGATG GGGTGTATTCTGTGAACATAGATGCGGAGCGAGGGAAGGTGATGGTGTCAGGGCATGTAGATCCAGCTAAACTGATAAAAAAGCTGAAGAGGTCAGGGAAGCATGCCGAACTTTGGGGTGGCCAGAGAGGCATGATGTACAACCAAAACTACCCCACCTACCCTCAGTTCAAGAACTTGCACATAGATAACACCAAAGGGGGTAGCAAGGACAATAAGTCTCAGAATCACAAGGGTGGTGCTCAGAAAGGTGGTGGTCAACTAGCACACTTCCAAAGTGCTAATGGAGGGTCAAAAGTACCCCCCAAGAATCAGAAATCTGTCGACTTCAACTTATCTGAAGATGAACTTGATGAGAGTGATTTTGATGAATTTGATGATGACTATGATGAGTTTGAAGATGATTTTGATgaagaggatgaagaggaaGAGTATGGTCATGGTCATGGTCATGGTCATGGTCATGGCCATGGGCAGCAGGGGCATCCTATGCAACATAACAAGATGATGGCTATGATGGCCCAGATGGGGAACGGGcgtgggccacatgggcctggTGGAATGATGAATGGGCCTTCCATGAACGGCCATAAAGGGAATGGGGGTGTCAAGAAGGGTGAGGTCATTGATCTGCCTATACAAATGAAGGGCAAAGGTGGAAACTTCAGCTTCAGCGAgggtaaaaatgaaataaagggCAATGGAGATGGTGGTCAAAAGAACAAAGGTGGAAAGCAAAAGGGTGGAGATAATAATCATAACAATGGTAACAAGAAAAAGAACTCCAAAGGCAAAAATGGTGGTGGCTTCCTAGTTCGGTTCCTAGGCTTAGGAAAAAAGAACAAGAAGGGAGGCGGAGGTGGAGGTTCAGCCGACACAACAACAAGCaagaataaaaacaacaacaaaggaaagaaagatggaGGTAAATTCGACAAAATTGACTTTGACTTCCAAGATTTTGATATCCCTCCTACCAAAGGTAAAAATGGCAAGGGTGGCAGTAATGGTAAAAACAATAATGACAAGGGTCATGGTAGCAATAATGGTAATGTGGGTCACCACATGGGTCAGATGGGCCCAATGGGTCAGAGAGGTCCAATGAATCAGATGGGCCCAATGGACCATATGAGGAATATGAACATCAATATGCCGGCGGTGCAAGGATTACCGGCAGCCACGGCCGCCGCGATGAACGGTGGTTACTACCAAGGCATGCAGATGCAAATGCAACAACCCAACCCTTACAACatgcagcagcagcaacaacagcaacTAATGGCCATGATgatgaaacaacaacaacaacaacaaatgcaaGCAAACATGAACGTGTACCCACCACACATGATGTATGGAAGGCCACACCCACACCAAGACCCATCTATGAACTACTTTCCACCCCCACCAATGCCTTCACACCCAATGGCGGATCCTATCACGCACGTTTTCAGTGATGAGAACACTGAGAGCTGCAGTatcatgtaa
- the LOC100784753 gene encoding signal peptidase complex subunit 3A isoform X2, with product MTMNISANLQSLFTWNTKQVFVFLAAEYETPKKPLNQISLWDGIIPSKDHAKFWIHTSNKYRFIDQGSNLRGKEFNLTMHWHVMPKTGKMFADKIVMPGYRLPEEYRRSLHLLMY from the exons ATGACAATGAATATATCAGCAAATTTGCAGTCTCTTTTCACATGGAACACAAAACAG gtttttgtatttttagctGCTGAGTATGAAACCCCTAAGAAACCCTTGAATCAG ATATCGCTGTGGGATGGTATAATTCCTTCAAAAGATCATGCTAAGTTTTGGATTCATACATCCAATAAGTACCGCTTCATTGATCAG GGAAGCAATTTGCGCGgtaaagaatttaatttgacAATGCACTGGCATGTTATGCCCAAGACTGGCAAAATGTTCGCTGACAAAATAGTCATGCCAGGGTATCGATTGCCCGAGGAATACAGACGAAGCTTGCATTTGTTAATGTATTGA
- the LOC100784753 gene encoding signal peptidase complex subunit 3A isoform X1, protein MFRSVSMTMNISANLQSLFTWNTKQVFVFLAAEYETPKKPLNQISLWDGIIPSKDHAKFWIHTSNKYRFIDQGSNLRGKEFNLTMHWHVMPKTGKMFADKIVMPGYRLPEEYRRSLHLLMY, encoded by the exons ATGTTCAGATCT GTCAGCATGACAATGAATATATCAGCAAATTTGCAGTCTCTTTTCACATGGAACACAAAACAG gtttttgtatttttagctGCTGAGTATGAAACCCCTAAGAAACCCTTGAATCAG ATATCGCTGTGGGATGGTATAATTCCTTCAAAAGATCATGCTAAGTTTTGGATTCATACATCCAATAAGTACCGCTTCATTGATCAG GGAAGCAATTTGCGCGgtaaagaatttaatttgacAATGCACTGGCATGTTATGCCCAAGACTGGCAAAATGTTCGCTGACAAAATAGTCATGCCAGGGTATCGATTGCCCGAGGAATACAGACGAAGCTTGCATTTGTTAATGTATTGA
- the LOC100784753 gene encoding signal peptidase complex subunit 3B isoform X3, with amino-acid sequence MFRSVSMTMNISANLQSLFTWNTKQVFVFLAAEYETPKKPLNQISLWDGIIPSKDHAKFWIHTSNKYRFIDQQFAR; translated from the exons ATGTTCAGATCT GTCAGCATGACAATGAATATATCAGCAAATTTGCAGTCTCTTTTCACATGGAACACAAAACAG gtttttgtatttttagctGCTGAGTATGAAACCCCTAAGAAACCCTTGAATCAG ATATCGCTGTGGGATGGTATAATTCCTTCAAAAGATCATGCTAAGTTTTGGATTCATACATCCAATAAGTACCGCTTCATTGATCAG CAATTTGCGCGgtaa
- the LOC100779743 gene encoding heavy metal-associated isoprenylated plant protein 34 isoform X2, giving the protein MVSGHVDPAKLIKKLKRSGKHAELWGGQRGMMYNQNYPTYPQFKNLHIDNTKGGSKDNKSQNHKGGAQKGGGQLAHFQSANGGSKVPPKNQKSVDFNLSEDELDESDFDEFDDDYDEFEDDFDEEDEEEEYGHGHGHGHGHGHGQQGHPMQHNKMMAMMAQMGNGRGPHGPGGMMNGPSMNGHKGNGGVKKGEVIDLPIQMKGKGGNFSFSEGKNEIKGNGDGGQKNKGGKQKGGDNNHNNGNKKKNSKGKNGGGFLVRFLGLGKKNKKGGGGGGSADTTTSKNKNNNKGKKDGGKFDKIDFDFQDFDIPPTKGKNGKGGSNGKNNNDKGHGSNNGNVGHHMGQMGPMGQRGPMNQMGPMDHMRNMNINMPAVQGLPAATAAAMNGGYYQGMQMQMQQPNPYNMQQQQQQQLMAMMMKQQQQQQMQANMNVYPPHMMYGRPHPHQDPSMNYFPPPPMPSHPMADPITHVFSDENTESCSIM; this is encoded by the coding sequence ATGGTGTCAGGGCATGTAGATCCAGCTAAACTGATAAAAAAGCTGAAGAGGTCAGGGAAGCATGCCGAACTTTGGGGTGGCCAGAGAGGCATGATGTACAACCAAAACTACCCCACCTACCCTCAGTTCAAGAACTTGCACATAGATAACACCAAAGGGGGTAGCAAGGACAATAAGTCTCAGAATCACAAGGGTGGTGCTCAGAAAGGTGGTGGTCAACTAGCACACTTCCAAAGTGCTAATGGAGGGTCAAAAGTACCCCCCAAGAATCAGAAATCTGTCGACTTCAACTTATCTGAAGATGAACTTGATGAGAGTGATTTTGATGAATTTGATGATGACTATGATGAGTTTGAAGATGATTTTGATgaagaggatgaagaggaaGAGTATGGTCATGGTCATGGTCATGGTCATGGTCATGGCCATGGGCAGCAGGGGCATCCTATGCAACATAACAAGATGATGGCTATGATGGCCCAGATGGGGAACGGGcgtgggccacatgggcctggTGGAATGATGAATGGGCCTTCCATGAACGGCCATAAAGGGAATGGGGGTGTCAAGAAGGGTGAGGTCATTGATCTGCCTATACAAATGAAGGGCAAAGGTGGAAACTTCAGCTTCAGCGAgggtaaaaatgaaataaagggCAATGGAGATGGTGGTCAAAAGAACAAAGGTGGAAAGCAAAAGGGTGGAGATAATAATCATAACAATGGTAACAAGAAAAAGAACTCCAAAGGCAAAAATGGTGGTGGCTTCCTAGTTCGGTTCCTAGGCTTAGGAAAAAAGAACAAGAAGGGAGGCGGAGGTGGAGGTTCAGCCGACACAACAACAAGCaagaataaaaacaacaacaaaggaaagaaagatggaGGTAAATTCGACAAAATTGACTTTGACTTCCAAGATTTTGATATCCCTCCTACCAAAGGTAAAAATGGCAAGGGTGGCAGTAATGGTAAAAACAATAATGACAAGGGTCATGGTAGCAATAATGGTAATGTGGGTCACCACATGGGTCAGATGGGCCCAATGGGTCAGAGAGGTCCAATGAATCAGATGGGCCCAATGGACCATATGAGGAATATGAACATCAATATGCCGGCGGTGCAAGGATTACCGGCAGCCACGGCCGCCGCGATGAACGGTGGTTACTACCAAGGCATGCAGATGCAAATGCAACAACCCAACCCTTACAACatgcagcagcagcaacaacagcaacTAATGGCCATGATgatgaaacaacaacaacaacaacaaatgcaaGCAAACATGAACGTGTACCCACCACACATGATGTATGGAAGGCCACACCCACACCAAGACCCATCTATGAACTACTTTCCACCCCCACCAATGCCTTCACACCCAATGGCGGATCCTATCACGCACGTTTTCAGTGATGAGAACACTGAGAGCTGCAGTatcatgtaa
- the LOC100499645 gene encoding protein kinase: MEVNTTTTVPAGPPTRNHSYTPHHLHSERHSHSHGHFPSKTILIIIALVTLVTVLFIIFVVLFLIRRQKSFSKNGTCEEDSRELHDTSSRLITSTTLNSSPDVKSGCLNGGNLSRTPAPKFRGVQVFTYRELEIATDGFSEANVIGSNGIGGHGLMYRGVLSDGTMAAIKLLHTEGKQGERAFRIAVDLLSRLHSPHSVELLGYCADQHHRLLIFEYMPNGTLHYHLHTLNDQTRPLDWWARMRIALDCARALEFLHEHAVSPVIHRDFKSNNVLLDQNLRAKVSDFGLPKMGSDKRNGQVSTRMLGTTGYLAPEYAMGKLTTKSDVYSYGVVLLELLTGRVPVDIKRAPGEHVLVSWALPRLTNREKVIEMVDPALRGQYSKKDLIQIAAIAAMCIQPEADYRPLMTDVVQSLIPLVRNQSSLSSSSSLRFQKQTPSPSH, from the exons ATGGAGGTTAATACTACAACCACTGTACCTGCAGGTCCACCAACTAGGAACCATTCTTACACACCACACCACTTACATTCAGAAAGACATAGCCATAGCCATGGCCATTTCCCCTCCAAAACCATTCTCATAATCATCGCATTGGTCACCTTAGTTACGGTcctatttatcatttttgttgttttattcttGATCCGTCGCCAGAAATCCTTCAGCAAGAATGGAACTTGCGAAGAAGACAGCAGAGAGCTTCATGACACAAGCAGCAGGCTCATTACTTCAACAACGTTGAATTCTAGCCCAG ATGTGAAAAGTGGGTGTCTCAATGGGGGAAATTTGAGCAGGACCCCAGCACCTAAATTTAGAGGAGTACAAGTGTTCACCTATAGGGAATTAGAAATTGCCACGGATGGATTCAGCGAAGCAAATGTGATTGGTAGTAATGGAATTGGAGGGCATGGTTTGATGTACAGAGGTGTTCTAAGTGATGGCACTATGGCAGCAATTAAGTTGCTTCACACTGAGGGTAAGCAAGGGGAGCGTGCCTTCAGAATAGCG GTCGATCTCCTGAGTCGCTTGCACTCTCCTCATTCGGTGGAGTTACTTGGCTATTGTGCTGACCAACACCACAGGTTATTGATTTTTGAATACATGCCCAATGGAACCCTCCACTACCATCTTCACACCCTCAACGATCAAACTCGGCCGTTGGATTGGTGGGCCCGGATGAGGATAGCCCTTGATTGTGCCAGGGCACTGGAATTCTTGCATGAACATGCAGTCTCTCCTGTGATCCACAGAGACTTCAAGAGTAACAACGTTCTACTGGATCAAAACTTGCGTGCCAAGGTGTCTGATTTTGGATTGCCTAAGATGGGATCAGACAAGAGGAACGGTCAGGTTTCCACCCGTATGTTGGGGACCACTGGATATTTGGCACCAGA GTACGCCATGGGTAAGCTTACTACAAAGTCAGATGTTTACAGCTATGGTGTGGTTCTTCTTGAACTGCTCACGGGACGTGTGCCAGTTGATATCAAGCGGGCCCCAGGAGAACACGTCCTTGTCTCTTGG GCTCTCCCAAGGTTGACAAACAGAGAAAAGGTGATTGAAATGGTTGACCCAGCTCTACGTGGACAGTACTCAAAGAAGGATTTAATTCAG ATAGCTGCCATTGCAGCAATGTGCATACAGCCAGAAGCTGATTACAGGCCGCTCATGACAGATGTTGTACAATcactgataccacttgt
- the NF-YC15 gene encoding nuclear transcription factor Y subunit C-9, with translation MDNQGHGHGQNPSMGIVGNGPQLPYGSNPYQASHITGSPGMVVASPGTIQSTGQPAATQLGQHQLAYQQQQQQLQQRLQAFWANQYQEIKKVTDFKNHSLPLARIKKIMKADEDVRMISAEAPVIFARACEMFILELTLRSWNHTEENKRRTLQKNDIAAAITRTDIFDFLVDIVPREDLKDEVLASMPRGTVPVTGPAEALPYCYIPPQHAQQVGAAGVMMGNKPVMDPYAQQSHPYNMAPQMWPQLLPPPPPEQQQSSPDQ, from the coding sequence ATGGATAATCAAGGGCATGGACATGGGCAGAATCCATCTATGGGGATTGTTGGAAATGGACCTCAACTTCCTTATGGTTCTAATCCATACCAGGCAAGCCATATAACAGGTTCACCTGGAATGGTTGTTGCATCACCTGGAACCATTCAATCCACTGGTCAACCAGCCGCAACTCAGCTAGGACAACATCAACTTGCTTATcagcaacaacagcagcagcTGCAGCAGCGGCTCCAAGCCTTTTGGGCAAACCAATATCAAGAAATTAAGAAGGTGACCGATTTCAAGAACCACAGCCTCCCCTTGGCGAGGATCAAGAAGATTATGAAGGCTGATGAGGATGTCAGAATGATATCAGCCGAGGCGCCGGTCATATTTGCGAGGGCATGTGAAATGTTCATACTGGAGTTAACCTTGCGGTCTTGGAATCACACTGAAGAGAACAAAAGGAGAACACTTCAAAAGAATGATATTGCAGCAGCCATCACAAGAACTGATATCTTTGATTTCTTGGTTGACATTGTGCCTAGGGAGGACTTGAAAGATGAAGTGCTTGCATCAATGCCAAGAGGAACTGTGCCTGTTACTGGGCCTGCTGAGGCACTTCCATATTGCTATATTCCACCTCAACATGCACAGCAAGTTGGAGCTGCTGGTGTCATGATGGGTAATAAGCCTGTGATGGACCCGTATGCTCAACAGTCTCATCCCTACAACATGGCACCACAAATGTGGCCACAActactaccaccaccaccaccagagCAACAACAGTCATCTCCAGATCAGTAG